ACCCAGGCAATTCAAACTTAAAGATTGCAGGTCACATTTAtaaattctttttaaatttcTATTTATGATCAAATAGTTCCTCCGACACATTCTTCATCTGCGCGTTTTCCATCTTGCAGAGATTTTATCTACTACAATGACATCCATTCGTTCTCCCTGAATACTTTCTCTTGGTCACGCCTGTCCGTGTCAGGCGTGGCCCCCTTGCCACGCTCCGCCTGTCAGATGACCTCTACACCTGATGGCTCCGGTGTCATCATATATGGAGGTTACTCAAAACTGGTAAGCATGTGTGATTatgatttcaatgtttttttcctttgtgttGTGGGCCACAATTGGCGTTATGAGAGCACTTCAGATGTGCTGACACTCACTTGGTACACTACTGTgctatttgttgattttttttttttggtgctcaAGTGAAGTAAGGAATTTTAAATGGTTAAATTGGTGGGGACAAATTACACTCCCAGGTTAAGGCCCCACTGTAACTTTAAATGCAATGTCCTCATGACTTAATAGATGCTATGTTCACATAGAAACTGAAAAAGGACATTGAGAAGGGAACGATCCACTCTGACATGTTTCTACTCAAGCAAGAAGGTAAAGATGGCCAAGGTACGACCACCGTAAGCACAATGTAATGTAAagtagcaatttttttttattctgaaacACAATATTGCTATTGCACCTTGTCTGTGTTTTCCAGAGAAATGGACTTGGTCCAGATTGAGCCCCTCTGGAAACAAGCCGCCTCCCCGATCTGGCTTCTCCATGGCGGTGGGCCCGTTAGGGCGCGCTGTGTTATTTGGTGGGGTTTGtgatgaagaagatgaggaaACACTGGAAGGTGACTTCTATAATGACCTCTACTTGTACGACACAGCGAAAAACCGCTGGTATCCCGCTCAACTCAGGGTGAGTGACTATCAACTGCAGAAAAAGCAATCGCTTTATCAGCCACAATACAGTGATGGTATGCAAATGATAAAGTGCGGTATCGCTGGGGTCCACCAACACAACTGACGTCTCTTGATGTGTTCTTTTAGGGTAACAAGTCAGACAAGAAGAAACGTCGGCGAGGGAAGAAGGATGAAGCTGGGGGGGAAGCAGCAGATAAGGAGGAAGTAGAAGATGCTCCCACGGGGCCAACTGAAGTCATCAAGGAGATTGTTACAGAAGATGGCACAGTGATGACCATCAAGGAAGTATTACCTGGAGCTCAGGAGGCAGAGGAGGCCAtcgatgatgaagaggaggaggacgaagaaGAGGATGGTATGATTGAATTCACACCCTCACAGAATTGCAATCTCGTGTCACCGAATCAGTGGATTTGTTTTCTTCTCTGCACACACACCATTTTCTTCAGAGGTTGTTGCCTTTGTCGAAGCAAGAACACTACCGatttctcaccagacatgaggTCAGATCAGACGGCCTTCTCAGTAGTCTTCCAggatagagaagagaaaaaaaaacataagcgcaaaaacaaaaacataagcaAGAATCCTTTTGCTATCAAATGTAATCTGACACAAGATGACCGTGGTCGTCGAGGTCCAAGATCAAATTGCACATCTCTACTAATTTCAAGTCTGCTCTCAAGAAATGGGCGACTATTATACAACATAATTTTGTGGAAACAAAGTCACATAGTTCTCCAAATAAGAGGCAACGCGTGCTTACATCAGCTGATGGTCAGTCGCTGGAACACAGAAATTAGCATGGATGTTGATAAACATTCAATATGTGTTTTATGTGAAAAAGAGAATGGGGGTAAAAGAACACCTCCAAACAAAACAGTGTTGCCTCTTGCATTCTGATTTCAGAATCAGCCCTCGTGGAACCCTGCCCGCGGTCCAGCGCCATGGCAACGGTGCGTCAGGGCAAGCTTTTTCTCTACGGCGGGATGTTTGAAGTGGGAAGCCGCCAGTTCACCTTGAACGACTTCTACTGTCTGGACCTCCACAAGATGGACCAGTGGGAGGTCTTGGTCGAGATGGATCCAAGTGAGTCAGCCAGTTCGACAAAACAGCTCGTCAAGACCGCCTCGGAAGTCCCGCAATAAAaatctgtgtttgtgtgagttttCACTGGATTTATGATTCACCCTTTTTAGAGACCCAAGAATGGCTGGAAGAGTCTGAATCTGACGATGACGacaacgaagaagaagaaaatgaagagGAAGCGGGTGGAGGAgcagagggaggaggagaagaagaagaggagtctGATAACGAAGGCAAGGGATTGTTCTCCATCTATTTTGGCCTACCTGTTGGTTTGTAATCTCACCAATTAGTCAACGTtattaacaaaaaaagaaaatcctcacCAAGTGGACTTTTGTTAATTTCCCATGGGTTTAATTTATGTTGATATTTTATGGTAACAGATCAAAATATATTCTTTTAATATTAATTTTGCACCAACACCATGTTAAATTAACATACACCCTGACAATGAAGGGGTAAAAGGGTTTTGGGTTATAAATTGGACTGACCCAGGAAATTGAGGGTAATTTGACCCAATCGACCTAAAAAGTGGAGAGTTCATCTAACCTCGCTGCTCCCACAAGATATCAAGATTAAATCTCAAAAGCTCATGATGACATCACCGCCATTGGCTTCAATGCAGCGTTGAATCAAGTAACAACATGTTGAAACTCTCATTGTCCAGATGAACATGAGCACCCAACAGCAACGGATGGGGAGACGTTGACAGATTACCAGGCCCGGACAGAGCAGTACTGGATCGGACTTGCACGCACCAACATGGGTGCGGATGCCAAGGACAAAAAAGTCACCAAGGTAGCCTTAGCTATGGCTAAAGTCTTCTATGAAGACCATGCGCCGGATGTTTGAATGACTTGACTTCAACCACGCTTTGTCAAATACATTATTTGCATGTTATGCTTTATGCAAGCTAAGTCATTGAATTTGTAATGCAAATTGTCTTAGCAACATTTTGGGTCAAGTGAAGACTTTTAATAGCTCATAGGAGTAATTGTGACCTTGTCTAGGGTATTAGAGCTGATTTACCCCCATCCACAGAAAACATGTACATGTATTACCAAACCTTTATTGATAAAGCTCTGAGTGTTACTTTCATGTAACATCGGTGGTCTTTAAACAGTATATGTACATCTCCATCAAAAATGAGTCACATTTCAGAATCTAATATGTCCAGGGTGTTGATACGCCTGACCCAAATGATTGAGCTCTAACCTGCAATATTCATCACGGCCAGCAGGGGAAGACTTGACGCAGCAGAAATATATACATTGACAGAAGCAGGGCCACCATGAGGTTCTGACAGAACTGCTTCTGGCTTTGTATATTCAGTGATATAATCTGGTGAATATTAATATTAGAGAATTGGTGTCTAAAATGTGTGCAGTGCAAAAAAATGGTTTAATCATCTTAATAGGTAAAGCAAAACATGTTAAAAAGTAAGAATATGTGTATTTCTTTGTATGTATCACATTTGTACAGGCCAGCATCTCCTAATGTGAGACCCCGCCTAAAGTAAATGAAACAGCAAAGGTAAACAAAATATTCAGTATATGTATACATTTGGGTTCCAAATAGTGACTTTACATTACTCGTGAGGCAATTTTACAATAAGTTATTTTTTATGATGATACTTTGGCATGTGATAATAGGAACCCACACTCTCATGTGAATTAGGAAACATGATCCTTTGttttccaaatgtatttttacacttgaatgaaaaagaaaatctcaccTGACAAGGATGGCCAGGTCCACATTTCTTTCCATTGTTCACACGTTTCAGTATCACAATTCGGTTGTTTTTTGACACTTGAGCTCCGAGAAAAGCGGGCAGCGAAAAGGTGGCAGATGGAGGAAAAGAGGAAATAAGAATGCGGTGCAGAAAAGGTGGTGAGGACAAAGTGCGCACCGTGTCAGATAAGACATCAATCACGGGTTGAGCACCACTCTTTCCACTCTGAcctattttattctccatcaGAATGAGGGATGAGAAGAGGCTGATGAATAATAGAGAAGGAGAAGAGATGGATGAGAACGAAGCTGTAGCCCCTGTTCTTTGCTCTCTTGCGTTCCCCCTTTTCAATTTTAACTCTGGgaccaaaaaaagcttttataaATAGCCAAAGAGAATTTTTTTCAGGGTGCACTGCTGACGTAGGCGGACGTAGTATTCGTCAGAGATGTACAGGCTGCGCGcatgtacgtatgtgtgtgtgctattTGCTTATTTACACACCCAAATCAGgacgtcttttttttcttgcataaCACCAACGATAGTGACGTATAGTTGGCTATAGGTTGATGTTATGCATTGATTATTTTGGTCGGTTTATGTTCTTGTTGCTGAATACGCTGACTTTGACACTTCAAAATACATTATAGTCAAACATTCAAATTTCTGAAATCAACATTTTCTGAagatatgtatatttatatacattccCCCAAATTAAAATCTCAAAAGAAAACTTGTCATGAGAATTCAACTCAGTTTACGTTacaaagtttttctttttttggttatTTTTCTTTGCATCATACAAGATCTGTCTGACTTGTCTTCAAGGTTGTTTCGAaaaacccccccaccccacccaaaaaaaaaaccccaaagaaaaacaaatattcagTGAACATTATCAGCGTGATCCCTGGCTCCAATTGAATTAACATGGGTGATGTCGtggttttttaaaatattttttattttatctatgcAGTCACATGCAATGCTCCTCCAGATCCCTTGTGCTGCCCTCCCCCAATCTCTCTTTCCACCATCTTGCATGTTTAGAGGCCTCAACCTTAATCCCTAAACTCACTGTGATTTTATTATCGTAATCTGGTCCGGAATGGGTTTATCACGCCAAGGGTCTGGTAGACAGAAGGGGCAAGGACAAGAGCAGAATGACTGCTGAGAGGAAGAGTTGCACTTGGGTACATAATTTCTTCCGAAGTACATATTAGCATTGTGCATGCTTGAGACCTAGCTCGTTCGTATCTCAGAAAACGTAATTAGTGACATGGCCATGAGCAAGGCACTTCAagatttcaactttcaacaaaGAGAATGCCAAAGTTGTCAGATCTACTGTATAGCTGAACAATTCCAGTCATTAAATGTACCATTGCTTATTCAAGAAagagatgaaaaaaataaaataaaaaaaacaagactattTAGCCCAGAACAGAAAATTTAACACACATCAGCAGAATTGAAGTCAGCATGTTTTAGTATTTGACAACAAATAGAAAAGCACTCCTCCACCAAAAAAATGTTCTCCCCTTTTTTCGTGTTTATATTTTTGTCGCTGAAGAACGTTCACATGATGGCCCTCAATAGACCCAAGGCTAGGTTTGACTTCTTGCAACGGCGAGTAAGTGGCATTGCTATCTGTCTATCAGATATACTGTTGGTTTCTTGAATAGGCTGTGTGGCTTGGGTTCCCAAATGTATTCCTCTCCATATCAAGTCTAACGAAACATCAGTCTGTCCAAccatctgtccgtctgtccattCATCCATGCATACCAGGGCAGTAGTTAGCCAGATCACTTATAGAATAGAAACAGCAACTGTTTGCTTGCTTTTCGGTTCTTCCTTTTTACATGGCGTATGCAAAAGGGCTTTGTGCAAGAATCATTGTCGGTATGAGGCACAATCTGCACGTTTGAGGTGTGGATATGTCGAAAAGCTACAAGTGAGTGAGAGCGTGTCACTTTAAAAGATGGAGCGTGTTtctgagcaggaggaggagggagagagCGGGGTTGGCTGCCTGCATTGGAACAGTCCTCTGTAATGAGCAGATTTTctaggagagagagggagagcgagcgagagagagagagaataaggAGAAATTGTGGGAGCAAGACAAGCAGGTTATGCGTCAGCCGCTTCTCCATGGGGAAACGTGGAGATGAGCGAGGGATGCTGAAGAGCACCGAAGAGAGCAAAACAAGATGATATAGATGGATATTATCTCATCAAACTGAAGGCAACCCACGCAGAGGATAAACCACTTATGGACGCAGTGGATTAAAGACCTGCAGACAGACTGAGACCGAAGCCGCAGGAGGAACACGGGTGGA
The window above is part of the Syngnathus typhle isolate RoL2023-S1 ecotype Sweden linkage group LG7, RoL_Styp_1.0, whole genome shotgun sequence genome. Proteins encoded here:
- the klhdc4 gene encoding kelch domain-containing protein 4 isoform X2 — translated: MGKKSKNEKKGKGAEKTAAKMEKKVSKRSKREEEDLEALIAEFQSMDARKTQVVETACPPPSARLSATLTAHPDKDELILFGGEFFNGKKTYLYNDLFFYNIKKNSWVKSEIPNPPPPRCSHQTVAVSQGGGQLWVFGGEFASPNGEQFYHYKDLWVLHLATCAWENIKAPGGPSGRSGHRMAISKRQLLVFGGFHESTRDFIYYNDIHSFSLNTFSWSRLSVSGVAPLPRSACQMTSTPDGSGVIIYGGYSKLKLKKDIEKGTIHSDMFLLKQEEKWTWSRLSPSGNKPPPRSGFSMAVGPLGRAVLFGGVCDEEDEETLEGDFYNDLYLYDTAKNRWYPAQLRGNKSDKKKRRRGKKDEAGGEAADKEEVEDAPTGPTEVIKEIVTEDGTVMTIKEVLPGAQEAEEAIDDEEEEDEEEDESALVEPCPRSSAMATVRQGKLFLYGGMFEVGSRQFTLNDFYCLDLHKMDQWEVLVEMDPKTQEWLEESESDDDDNEEEENEEEAGGGAEGGGEEEEESDNEDEHEHPTATDGETLTDYQARTEQYWIGLARTNMGADAKDKKVTKVALAMAKVFYEDHAPDV
- the klhdc4 gene encoding kelch domain-containing protein 4 isoform X3, which produces MDARKTQVVETACPPPSARLSATLTAHPDKDELILFGGEFFNGKKTYLYNDLFFYNIKKNSWVKSEIPNPPPPRCSHQTVAVSQGGGQLWVFGGEFASPNGEQFYHYKDLWVLHLATCAWENIKAPGGPSGRSGHRMAISKRQLLVFGGFHESTRDFIYYNDIHSFSLNTFSWSRLSVSGVAPLPRSACQMTSTPDGSGVIIYGGYSKLKLKKDIEKGTIHSDMFLLKQEGKDGQEKWTWSRLSPSGNKPPPRSGFSMAVGPLGRAVLFGGVCDEEDEETLEGDFYNDLYLYDTAKNRWYPAQLRGNKSDKKKRRRGKKDEAGGEAADKEEVEDAPTGPTEVIKEIVTEDGTVMTIKEVLPGAQEAEEAIDDEEEEDEEEDESALVEPCPRSSAMATVRQGKLFLYGGMFEVGSRQFTLNDFYCLDLHKMDQWEVLVEMDPKTQEWLEESESDDDDNEEEENEEEAGGGAEGGGEEEEESDNEDEHEHPTATDGETLTDYQARTEQYWIGLARTNMGADAKDKKVTKVALAMAKVFYEDHAPDV
- the klhdc4 gene encoding kelch domain-containing protein 4 isoform X1, whose product is MGKKSKNEKKGKGAEKTAAKMEKKVSKRSKREEEDLEALIAEFQSMDARKTQVVETACPPPSARLSATLTAHPDKDELILFGGEFFNGKKTYLYNDLFFYNIKKNSWVKSEIPNPPPPRCSHQTVAVSQGGGQLWVFGGEFASPNGEQFYHYKDLWVLHLATCAWENIKAPGGPSGRSGHRMAISKRQLLVFGGFHESTRDFIYYNDIHSFSLNTFSWSRLSVSGVAPLPRSACQMTSTPDGSGVIIYGGYSKLKLKKDIEKGTIHSDMFLLKQEGKDGQEKWTWSRLSPSGNKPPPRSGFSMAVGPLGRAVLFGGVCDEEDEETLEGDFYNDLYLYDTAKNRWYPAQLRGNKSDKKKRRRGKKDEAGGEAADKEEVEDAPTGPTEVIKEIVTEDGTVMTIKEVLPGAQEAEEAIDDEEEEDEEEDESALVEPCPRSSAMATVRQGKLFLYGGMFEVGSRQFTLNDFYCLDLHKMDQWEVLVEMDPKTQEWLEESESDDDDNEEEENEEEAGGGAEGGGEEEEESDNEDEHEHPTATDGETLTDYQARTEQYWIGLARTNMGADAKDKKVTKVALAMAKVFYEDHAPDV